In the genome of Microcoleus vaginatus PCC 9802, the window ACCAAGAAAAGCTCCTTTTGTATCGAAGGGAATAGAGACTACTGTTCCGTCTTTGTTGGGAAGCTTAGGTACTGGGTATTTTTCCAGAAAAGCGTCAATCTCAGCCTTGAGTTTTTCAGAATTGACACTAATCCGATTTTCTACATGACTTTGTAGCAGATCGAGTAAATAACCGCGAGCGTATTCTTGAGCCTCTTTCTGTTTGTCGTATCTCTGGCGAATCATTTGTTCTATGGAATCTACATCAATCTGTTTTTCCGCATAGGTCTGAAATGATTTGCGAGTATCTTTCTCTAATTCCTTAATTTGTTTGCTCACTTGACTGCGTTTTTGCCGCATTTCTCGCTGACGTTCAGGTTCATTTTTCTCCGCTTTCTCAAGCTCTTTTCGATACTCCTCTATTTTTGCAACAGTTGTTTGATATTGCTCAATCGAGTTAGCGTATTCTTGGTTTTTGTCCTTTTTGACCGCATTAATTTCGCGGTCGATACGAGAGATGACTGTTTTAGGAAGAGTCTCGCAGAGGAGTTGAGTTAAATCATCAAAGAGACGCTGACAGCGCTCCGGCCTTTCTGACCAGAAAGTGAAGAAACGCTTTTGCACATCTTCCTTCGTAATATCCCGCTTTGTTAGCTTCCGACGAAACTCTATAGCAGTTTCATCAAGTTCTTTATACAGTCTGGCTGAAGCTTTATTGAGAATTTTGGGAAGCTCATCGTCAGGGATACTCGGATCTGCGTGTGTCGCCACAATAAAGAAATTGCCTAGCGTCGGAAAGTCATTGCATTCATTCTCTGGGGCCGGCAACAAACGCAGCAAATTCCGAAGTCGCACCATATCTTGACCATTGATGTGACCCTTGGCAGGAGAAGCATAAAGCAAGACATTAGCAATCTTGGTGGCACTATTAGCTTTCTCAACATCCTTTGATACTTCATCTTGTTTATCAGAGTAACCGGGAAGGTCAATCAGGTTACACGCTCTTAACAAAGGAGCATCTACATAAACTATAGCTGTATGTCCGCCGTCATTGCTGTCGTCAGAGTCATCATATTGGTGTACGCCATATTTTTCTAGCAGGTCAAAGGAGCCGAATTGCAAAAAATGCTTCTGACAACGCTCCCGATCCTCTAAATATAGGAAGTCAAAATTTAGCTTGCCGTTTTCATCTTGCCAAAATTTCTCCTCAATAATTCCCACGTTTCCATCAAACCATTCGGGGCGACTTTCCACATGACAAACAATGGTAATGACTCTTGTTGCAGGCTGATAGCCTGTTGGCAATACTTTTTGACCTAAAAGAGTATTAGCAAGATAGGATTTACCAGAGTCAAATGCTCCTGTCAAGACAACATTTGGTTTTTGGTAATACTGGTTAATTTGTTCTTGCAGAGCGTTAGGTTTACGTAGTTCCGTTGGCAATTCTAGCCAAGGTAAAAAAGAATTTTCATCGATATACTGATTAAGTAAATTTAGCCGGCGATAAAGTTCAGCGTAGGGACTGCCTGGTTCAATTCCTGGGAGTGGAGGTATTTCCTCTGACATGGCAGTTGTAATGTCAACACCTAATATTTGCAGCCATTTTACTGCCATTCCCATCGGAACTTTTGCAGGGAAATGCTCATAATTTTTAACCTGATCTACAGAAATGCCGATCCCGCTGGCAACTGATTCTGGACTGATACCTTTCTGTTCCCGATAGCGTCTAAAATTAATGTTCATAGCATTCTGCTACCCGCTAGTTTAACCCACAAGAAGTTATTGGTTTTTTATAATTATCTTCTAATTATAAATTTATCGAAGTAATAAAATGTCAAATTTTATCAGCAATTGAGACGAGCGATATGTCTGAATTGGTCAGAAATGTCAGAAAATGTCATAAAAAGTCTGATAAAATAAGAAAAAACCCTACACCACTCGACCAATGGACGTTAAAGAAGTCTTGAGATTTGCCGAGGAGCTGGTTTTCGCCAAAACAGGAGAACACTTGGACGATCTGCAAGAAGCTATCTTGCGGGGTGCATGGAAAGGTCAAAGATACTCTAAAATTGCAGAAGAATTTCACTGCACTGAAGGTCATGTCAGAAATGTAGCCTCTGAATTATGGCAAGTTCTCTCTAATGTCTTAGGTGAAGAACTCAATAAATCAAATTTTAAAACAACATTAGAAAGATGTCGATTCTCAATTATTTCATCAAAGTTTGCGAAAGACTGTACACAAATTAATAATGTCAATGTTTGTGGAGACACTTTGCAACCTCCCGAAGTTCCAAAAGAACGATCGCCCTCAACCCCCACCTCAGACACCTCCCAACCCCAAACCAGACTAGACTTAGCAGACGCACCTCATATTTCATTATTGTGCGATTCGCCTGATGGCGATAGCTTCGCTTCACGCACATCCGAACTCGCCACCCTCGAAAAATCTATCGTCGAAGACAAGTGCAACCTTGCAGCCATATTAGGAATAAGCGGCATTGGCAAAACCGCACTTTCCCTCCACCTAATACAAAAAATTCAGCATAACTTTGAATGCGTCATCTGGCGAAGTCTCCGCCACTCCCCACCCTTAGAAACTACCCTAAAAACTCTGCTAGAATTTCTCTTAAATAAACCAGCAATCGAACTCTCTAGCAGCATCCCCGATCGACTTTCCCTGTTAATGGAATATCTGCGAAAAAACCGCTGTCTCATCATCTTCGACGACGTGCAAACCATTCTCAGCAGCGGACAACTAGCAGGAAATTACCGCCCAGAATGCGAAAATTACAGCATTCTATTCAGACAAATCGGAGAAACAACCCACAACAGTTGTTTAATCCTCAACAGTTGGGAACCACCCAGAGAAATTACCGCCTTAAAAGGTGAAAATTCCCCAGTGCGCGCCTTGCAACTCAAAGGCATAGGTATAGCCTCTACCGAAATTTTCCGACATAAAAGGTTACTCAATCCCGAAAAATGGGAAAACCTAATTAACGCCTACCGAGGCAATCCATTGTGGTTGAAAATAGTCGCCACCACGATTCAGGAAATATTCCGAGGTAGGGTTGCAGAATTTTTAAAATATGATAGGCTATTCTTAGGGGAAGAATTGGCAGCAACATTGCACCCGCAGATAAATCGTTTGTCAGAATTAGAGAAAAAGCTAATCTCCCAGCTCAGCCACGAAGTGAATCCAGTTTCAATAGAGCAGTTGCTAAAAGATGCGGATTTATCGCCCTCCGAGTTATTCAACGGGCTGCAATCTTTGGGGAGGCGATCGTTCGTTGAAATAGAAGAACAGGAGAATGAAACGCTATTCAGCGTTTGTCCTGTGGTGAAACAATATGTGGTTTCAAATCCAGTTAATTAGCCACGATATCTGTAGGGACACGGCAATGCCTTGTCCCCAATTTTGAGGACACGGCAATGCCGTGTCCCTACCGGCAGCGATGATTTAATATGAAATATGAATACTGCTGAACCTTCATTAACTAAAACAGAATTAAGAAAATCGCTCCTCAACACCCGCAAATCCCTATCAGCACAAGAATGGAGACAAAAGAGCGATCGCATCTGCAATCACCTACAAAACTCGCCCCAATTCACCGAAGCAAAAACAATCCTCGCCTACTTCAGTTGTCGCCAAGAACCAGATTTAAGTCCCCTATTTGTAACTCACCGCAAATGGGGATTTCCACGCTGTGTCGGCAAAGAGCTATCTTGGCACATCTGGCAGCCCGGAGACGCTTTACATACTGGAGCTTATGGCATACTCGAACCCCTGCCGGATGCTCCTAAAATAGATTACTCAGAAGTAGATTTAATCCTCGTACCCGGTGTAGGCTGCGATGTTCGCGGGTATCGCTTGGGCTACGGCGGTGGCTATTACGACAGAATGCTCAGTTTAGCTGAGTGGGAATCACAAATTACGATCGGCATTATCTTTGAATTTGCCTTGCTTGCCCAACTACCAGTTGACTCCTGGGATAAACCGCTGCACGGAATTTGCACGGAAAGCGATTTGACAATCGTACAGCAAAAATCAAGAAGGTCGATCGAGCAATAAATTTTCAGAAATTATCCCTAGATCCATGTTTATATATATTCTATTTAGGACTTGCACAAGTCTTTTTGAATCTAGAATCTAACACCTAAAATCTAAAATACTATGGCCCAGCGCTACGTTCGAGTAAAAACAACACAAGGACACATCCATTACGGTTTACTGCAACTCAGCCACAGCGTTCAAGTATTTGATGCACCGCCCTGGTTAAAAGGACAACCAACCGATTTGGAACTTTCACCAGATACTTACCAAATTCTCGCCCCGTGTTCTCCCTCAAAAATTGTAGCCGTAGGCAAAAATTATGTCGATCACGCCGCCGAGATGGGAACCCCAGTACCGGAAGAACCCCTGCTGTTTTTCAAGCCTCCGAGTGCTGTCATCCGTGCTGGTGCAGCGATTCGCTATCCACAGCAGTCGGAAAGGGTAGACTACGAAGGAGAATTGGCCCTGGTAATTGGCGAACATTGTACCAACTGCACTCCCGAACAAGCACATAGCAAAATTTGGGGCTATACGATCGCCAACGACGTAACAGCCAGAGATTTGCAAAAGCGGGACAACCAGTGGGCGAGGGCCAAAGGGTTCGATACATTTTGTCCGTTGGGGCCTTGGATTGTCCGCGAACTGAGTCCTGCTGCACAATTGCAGACTTTTGTCAATGAGAGCGAGCGACCGGTACAGTCATCCCAGATCGATCGCATGGTATTTTCGCCAGACTTTCTCGTCTCCTACATCAGTCAAGTAATGACCCTAATTCCAGGCGATGTGATACTGACTGGAACTCCGCAAGGAGTAGGGCCGCTACAAATAGGCGATCGAGTCCGCATCGAAATAGAAGGCATTGGCAGCCTTGAAAATACAGTTGTCAGTTGTTAGTAGCTGTTGGGAATTGGAAATTGGTAATTAGAACCAACAGTCAACAGTCAACCGTCAACTGCCAATTGACTAACGTACCTGCATATAAACAGCATCCGAAAGCGGAGGAATCTCTGCATAGCGTCCCAAAAGCGACTGCACGACTGCATATACAAATGCAGCAAAAGCGCCCAAAAACACCATGTTATAAAGAGTTTCCGCAATAAATGCGACTTGGACGCCGTTAGAAAAAATCGGCAAAACCAGACCGCACAGCATCAAAACAATGTCTAAAAGAATCGCCTGCATCGCATTAAAACGAATGAAGTGACTGATGTTTTCGTTTCTAACTACTCCTAAATACAGAGCAAAGAAGATAATCAAGCTAGCAAAGGGCAAACTATAAATCTGCATCAATGGAGCTAGCGGTATCAACAACAGTTGCAGGACAGGAAACTGTTGAAACAGAAACCTGCCAAAGGCAAGCCCGTCAATCAGCGGGAGCAAATAAGGCAAAGAAGCAAAAATCCGGTCTCGAACAGTTGTAGACCCGCGCCAAGTCATAATGAACTCTCCTGAGTCGATCGATTAACTATTAATTCCATTAAACTCAGGATAACGCAGCAGCAGGGTTTGTGTTTCGACTCTGCCGGAACTTGCTTTTCACTCAGCACGGAGCAGCCTCAACTACCAACGGCAGGCTTTCTTATTTAATATTGGCAATGACGAAGCCCATTTGACACTCGTACCGATCGGGCAAATTTTCCGTAGGTTTAGCAACTGGATGTCCGCAGCGAAGCTCTCCACCGCTCCAGCGCGGTTGGCCAGTGCGATCTGCCAGCAAACAACTTTGGCAAACACACTGAGGGGCAAGCATCTGATTTTCCATTAAAATGACTAACATTTGATACCTCCGGCAGGCTTCACACCAGTAATTTCATTGTATGTCAGGAGTTGGGGACAAACCGCTTAACCTGAACACAACGTAATATTTATGTCAATGGTGCGAAATCCGTAGTAGGGTATAAGATCCCCAATTCCCAATCCCAAAATTGTCAAGAGGTTGATTATTGTGACGGACACTAACTTAGAATTCCTTTCCAAAACCGATCCGCTGATTGCCGATTTAATCGGGCAAGAGCTCCAGCGGCAACGAGACCACCTAGAACTCATCGCCAGCGAAAACTTTACCTCCGCAGCCGTAATGGCAGCTCAAGGCTCA includes:
- a CDS encoding DNA-binding protein encodes the protein MNINFRRYREQKGISPESVASGIGISVDQVKNYEHFPAKVPMGMAVKWLQILGVDITTAMSEEIPPLPGIEPGSPYAELYRRLNLLNQYIDENSFLPWLELPTELRKPNALQEQINQYYQKPNVVLTGAFDSGKSYLANTLLGQKVLPTGYQPATRVITIVCHVESRPEWFDGNVGIIEEKFWQDENGKLNFDFLYLEDRERCQKHFLQFGSFDLLEKYGVHQYDDSDDSNDGGHTAIVYVDAPLLRACNLIDLPGYSDKQDEVSKDVEKANSATKIANVLLYASPAKGHINGQDMVRLRNLLRLLPAPENECNDFPTLGNFFIVATHADPSIPDDELPKILNKASARLYKELDETAIEFRRKLTKRDITKEDVQKRFFTFWSERPERCQRLFDDLTQLLCETLPKTVISRIDREINAVKKDKNQEYANSIEQYQTTVAKIEEYRKELEKAEKNEPERQREMRQKRSQVSKQIKELEKDTRKSFQTYAEKQIDVDSIEQMIRQRYDKQKEAQEYARGYLLDLLQSHVENRISVNSEKLKAEIDAFLEKYPVPKLPNKDGTVVSIPFDTKGAFLGGIAGLGAYGALAAWAAGLGNLGSYILVAKLVSLLSALGISIGGGTAAVISFVAAIGGPIVLGIGLAAGLASFVWNRFGEAWQKRLAKEIHQQFKKQGIVDKFLEGIDQYWQETATAFEKGADAVEAKCKESLKHLHEITSPDTQSKERIEEIIINLEKLRVFFANIPWDTQGECL
- a CDS encoding ATPase — translated: MDVKEVLRFAEELVFAKTGEHLDDLQEAILRGAWKGQRYSKIAEEFHCTEGHVRNVASELWQVLSNVLGEELNKSNFKTTLERCRFSIISSKFAKDCTQINNVNVCGDTLQPPEVPKERSPSTPTSDTSQPQTRLDLADAPHISLLCDSPDGDSFASRTSELATLEKSIVEDKCNLAAILGISGIGKTALSLHLIQKIQHNFECVIWRSLRHSPPLETTLKTLLEFLLNKPAIELSSSIPDRLSLLMEYLRKNRCLIIFDDVQTILSSGQLAGNYRPECENYSILFRQIGETTHNSCLILNSWEPPREITALKGENSPVRALQLKGIGIASTEIFRHKRLLNPEKWENLINAYRGNPLWLKIVATTIQEIFRGRVAEFLKYDRLFLGEELAATLHPQINRLSELEKKLISQLSHEVNPVSIEQLLKDADLSPSELFNGLQSLGRRSFVEIEEQENETLFSVCPVVKQYVVSNPVN
- a CDS encoding 5-formyltetrahydrofolate cyclo-ligase produces the protein MNTAEPSLTKTELRKSLLNTRKSLSAQEWRQKSDRICNHLQNSPQFTEAKTILAYFSCRQEPDLSPLFVTHRKWGFPRCVGKELSWHIWQPGDALHTGAYGILEPLPDAPKIDYSEVDLILVPGVGCDVRGYRLGYGGGYYDRMLSLAEWESQITIGIIFEFALLAQLPVDSWDKPLHGICTESDLTIVQQKSRRSIEQ
- a CDS encoding FAA hydrolase family protein codes for the protein MAQRYVRVKTTQGHIHYGLLQLSHSVQVFDAPPWLKGQPTDLELSPDTYQILAPCSPSKIVAVGKNYVDHAAEMGTPVPEEPLLFFKPPSAVIRAGAAIRYPQQSERVDYEGELALVIGEHCTNCTPEQAHSKIWGYTIANDVTARDLQKRDNQWARAKGFDTFCPLGPWIVRELSPAAQLQTFVNESERPVQSSQIDRMVFSPDFLVSYISQVMTLIPGDVILTGTPQGVGPLQIGDRVRIEIEGIGSLENTVVSC